A stretch of Desulfitobacterium dichloroeliminans LMG P-21439 DNA encodes these proteins:
- the tpiA gene encoding triose-phosphate isomerase, with product MSIRHPIIAGNWKMNKTIREAQDYAGRLLGLLGETTEIDVVVCAPFTALSTLKDELEESVIHIGAQDLSFAGNGAYTGEISAAMLVDTACTYVIIGHSERRVILRETDEEIAKKVKAALKAGLTPILCVGENLAQREESKAFAIVRSQVEKDLPDLSPADLKRVVIAYEPIWAIGTGKSATSADAQEMCTMIRSTLAGIAGAVADEVNILYGGSVNADTIVELMAQPDVDGALVGGASLDPEGFAKLVLNAVTAL from the coding sequence ATGTCCATACGACATCCTATTATCGCAGGCAACTGGAAAATGAACAAAACGATCCGGGAAGCTCAGGACTATGCGGGAAGGCTGCTCGGTCTTTTGGGAGAAACCACCGAGATTGATGTTGTGGTGTGTGCTCCCTTTACAGCCCTTAGCACCCTCAAGGATGAATTGGAGGAAAGTGTTATCCATATCGGGGCTCAGGATCTGTCCTTTGCTGGCAATGGTGCTTATACGGGTGAGATTTCCGCTGCCATGCTGGTGGATACAGCCTGTACTTATGTCATTATCGGACATTCAGAACGTCGGGTAATCCTCCGGGAAACCGATGAAGAGATTGCCAAGAAGGTGAAGGCAGCTCTCAAGGCAGGGCTTACCCCGATTCTCTGTGTAGGGGAAAACTTAGCACAACGTGAGGAAAGTAAGGCCTTTGCCATCGTTCGCAGCCAGGTGGAAAAGGATCTCCCTGATCTATCTCCCGCTGATTTGAAACGTGTGGTCATAGCCTATGAACCCATATGGGCGATCGGAACCGGTAAATCAGCCACCAGCGCTGATGCACAAGAAATGTGCACTATGATTCGTTCTACTTTAGCAGGAATTGCCGGGGCGGTTGCCGATGAAGTAAACATTCTCTATGGTGGAAGTGTTAATGCCGATACGATTGTCGAGCTCATGGCACAACCGGATGTGGATGGAGCCCTCGTGGGTGGCGCTAGTCTCGATCCGGAAGGATTTGCAAAGCTCGTTCTTAACGCGGTGACTGCCTTATGA
- a CDS encoding phosphoglycerate kinase produces the protein MVKKGLKDITVQGKRVFVRVDFNVPMDDHGNIADDTRIIAALPTIHYLIGEGAKIILASHLGRPKGKVDPEYSLAPVAQRLSELLDQHVSIAPDCIGPEVEKEVTQLKEGEILLLENVRFHAEEEKNDPEFVTSLASLADVFVNDAFGTAHRAHASTEGIAHRIPGVAGFLLQKEIESMCHAMEAAERPFVAIIGGAKVSDKIGVIENLLNKVDVLIIGGGMANTFLKAQGYRMGKSLVENDKLPLAQKILSKAQEREVKILLPQDVVVAEEFKDDAPYRIIPITDISEDEMALDIGPESAGAFSEAIVEAKTIVWNGPMGVFEMDNFSRGTERVAQAVAKCPGMTIVGGGDSVAAVDKMGVANQMSHISTGGGASLKLLEGKTLPGVAALQDK, from the coding sequence ATGGTTAAGAAAGGGCTTAAGGATATCACGGTACAGGGGAAACGCGTTTTTGTGCGCGTTGATTTTAATGTGCCGATGGATGATCATGGAAATATAGCTGATGACACGAGGATTATAGCGGCTTTGCCGACGATTCACTATTTAATCGGAGAGGGTGCCAAAATCATTCTTGCTTCGCACTTAGGACGTCCCAAGGGAAAAGTGGATCCGGAATACTCCCTTGCCCCCGTAGCCCAACGCCTAAGTGAATTGCTTGATCAACACGTTTCCATTGCCCCGGATTGCATCGGACCGGAAGTAGAAAAGGAAGTAACGCAGCTAAAAGAAGGAGAGATCCTCCTCCTTGAGAATGTGCGATTCCACGCAGAGGAAGAAAAAAATGATCCTGAGTTTGTCACAAGTCTTGCCAGCTTAGCGGATGTTTTTGTTAATGATGCTTTCGGTACAGCCCATCGAGCCCATGCCTCTACGGAAGGAATCGCCCATCGAATTCCCGGTGTTGCCGGTTTCCTGCTTCAAAAAGAGATTGAGAGCATGTGCCACGCCATGGAAGCTGCAGAGCGGCCTTTTGTGGCGATCATCGGTGGAGCTAAGGTGAGTGATAAAATCGGTGTCATCGAGAACCTCCTTAACAAGGTGGACGTTTTGATTATTGGCGGAGGAATGGCGAATACATTTCTCAAAGCTCAGGGGTACCGGATGGGGAAATCCTTGGTTGAAAATGATAAATTGCCTTTGGCCCAGAAAATCCTCTCTAAGGCCCAAGAACGGGAAGTCAAGATTCTTTTGCCTCAGGATGTTGTAGTGGCTGAGGAATTTAAGGACGACGCTCCTTATCGCATTATCCCCATCACCGATATAAGTGAAGATGAGATGGCTTTAGATATCGGACCGGAAAGTGCCGGAGCCTTTAGTGAGGCCATAGTAGAGGCCAAGACGATTGTTTGGAACGGTCCCATGGGTGTTTTTGAGATGGACAATTTCTCCAGAGGAACTGAACGGGTTGCCCAGGCCGTAGCCAAATGCCCGGGCATGACCATTGTGGGCGGCGGAGATTCTGTGGCGGCTGTCGATAAAATGGGCGTCGCTAATCAAATGAGCCATATTTCCACAGGTGGAGGAGCTTCTCTAAAGCTCTTGGAAGGAAAAACCTTACCTGGTGTAGCAGCGCTTCAGGATAAGTGA
- a CDS encoding Na/Pi cotransporter family protein, which produces MININFSAWVAFLGGLGIFMFGVHTTASGLQMFAANRLKELLESLTKKTYLAVLFGIIMTVAFQSSTATTVLVVEFVNVGLMSLGRALGIVLGSALGTSLSIQLIAFKMLNVALGFIFVGFILYLIVKTPHIKPLGQAMIGFGLIFVGISIMSGAFAPLKDVPQVQEFLAQLGAKPFFGILVGLVLTALMQSSTATVAILISLADQGLINLGAVIPLVLGAHIGGTVTTLISTLTAQKQDARRVALANTLYKVLATLLVLPFLPEVADLLIWMGGDLKRQVANSHLVFSIMMIILFMPLNNWIAKVMVRILPDSSQGIKKVQFKYVDEASLEVPAIALTQIHLEIQGMGKVLREELMSQIPTGVLEMRALPGKGSPLEQEFQWYYQHIFRFLADLSAKEVTAQQHEEILNTQFILKEFQYVGDALFDLSDHIQNVTKENRLETEGIWRDMKELYETVLNNYNRMLGALKSWDRDLAGEVIREHPDVVRLQRALQFGILAKTTQWENLDIVNLLYRIDKHSVNIAQVVMGLV; this is translated from the coding sequence GTGATCAACATCAATTTTAGTGCATGGGTTGCTTTCCTAGGTGGATTAGGAATTTTCATGTTTGGGGTACATACGACTGCTTCCGGCTTGCAGATGTTTGCAGCCAATCGACTTAAAGAACTACTTGAATCCCTCACCAAGAAGACCTACTTAGCAGTGCTATTTGGAATCATCATGACAGTAGCCTTTCAAAGCAGTACGGCTACCACCGTCCTTGTGGTGGAATTTGTCAATGTGGGTCTGATGAGTCTTGGTCGGGCCTTAGGGATTGTTTTGGGCTCAGCTTTGGGTACTTCACTCTCCATCCAGCTCATTGCCTTCAAAATGCTTAATGTGGCCTTGGGTTTCATTTTTGTTGGTTTTATCCTCTACCTCATTGTGAAAACGCCTCATATAAAGCCCTTAGGCCAGGCCATGATAGGTTTTGGTCTTATATTCGTGGGAATATCCATTATGTCCGGTGCCTTTGCTCCTTTAAAGGATGTGCCTCAGGTTCAAGAATTTCTTGCCCAATTGGGAGCTAAGCCCTTCTTCGGAATCCTTGTGGGTCTGGTTCTTACAGCCCTTATGCAGAGTAGTACTGCTACAGTAGCCATTCTGATTTCCTTGGCTGATCAAGGCTTAATTAATCTCGGTGCGGTTATACCTTTGGTTTTAGGAGCTCATATCGGTGGCACAGTGACGACGCTAATCTCGACATTGACGGCGCAGAAGCAGGATGCCCGTCGAGTTGCCTTGGCCAACACCCTCTACAAAGTCCTAGCCACCCTTCTCGTTCTCCCCTTTTTGCCTGAAGTTGCAGATCTATTAATCTGGATGGGAGGAGATCTTAAGCGTCAGGTGGCTAACTCTCATCTTGTCTTCTCAATCATGATGATCATCCTCTTTATGCCACTGAATAACTGGATTGCTAAAGTTATGGTTCGAATTTTGCCTGACTCTTCTCAAGGCATAAAAAAAGTTCAGTTTAAATATGTGGATGAAGCATCTCTGGAAGTACCCGCCATCGCCTTAACACAGATTCACCTTGAAATTCAAGGAATGGGCAAGGTCTTACGGGAGGAGCTGATGTCGCAGATTCCTACCGGCGTTTTAGAGATGCGTGCCCTGCCGGGTAAAGGTTCACCTCTAGAGCAAGAGTTCCAATGGTATTATCAGCATATTTTCCGCTTTCTGGCTGATTTGTCTGCTAAAGAAGTAACTGCCCAGCAACATGAAGAAATTCTTAATACCCAATTCATTCTCAAAGAATTTCAATATGTTGGGGATGCCTTATTTGACCTGTCCGATCATATTCAAAACGTAACGAAGGAAAACCGACTGGAAACCGAAGGAATTTGGCGAGATATGAAGGAACTTTATGAAACTGTGCTGAATAATTACAATCGAATGCTAGGAGCACTAAAGTCATGGGACAGGGATTTGGCAGGAGAAGTCATTCGTGAACACCCTGACGTTGTTCGTCTGCAGCGAGCTTTACAGTTTGGAATCTTGGCCAAAACAACGCAGTGGGAGAACCTAGATATCGTGAATTTGCTTTATCGCATCGATAAGCATAGTGTTAATATTGCCCAAGTCGTGATGGGATTGGTCTAA
- a CDS encoding phosphate signaling complex PhoU family protein: protein MMFTRLSGYDRALMEIRTMILELAQGVEDLLSRVLSNLETPDALQDMDWRKEDDQIDAMRDKVLKRILEMMTLQQIRTQDLCFLLGYQRIAQELERIADYACDIAELAVLSSNMEHIEEVLQMANQTQQMYLKVKETIDNEEDNVEALDQMDDVLDTTYGFLQRQFLMGGQSEKTGSLAFALIFARTMERMGDHILNVAEAQVYIKTGKKF, encoded by the coding sequence ATGATGTTTACGCGGCTGAGCGGGTATGATCGGGCATTAATGGAGATAAGGACGATGATTCTCGAGCTTGCCCAAGGGGTGGAGGATCTCTTGAGTAGAGTCCTCAGCAATCTAGAAACCCCTGACGCTTTGCAGGATATGGACTGGCGTAAAGAAGATGATCAAATCGATGCTATGAGAGACAAAGTGCTCAAGCGCATCCTCGAGATGATGACCCTTCAGCAAATCAGGACCCAAGACCTTTGTTTTTTACTGGGCTATCAGAGAATAGCCCAAGAGCTGGAAAGAATCGCCGATTATGCCTGTGATATTGCTGAGCTTGCTGTGCTCAGTTCTAATATGGAGCATATTGAGGAAGTTCTTCAAATGGCCAATCAAACCCAGCAGATGTATCTAAAAGTAAAAGAGACAATTGATAATGAAGAAGATAACGTAGAAGCTTTGGATCAAATGGACGATGTGTTGGATACTACTTATGGGTTTTTACAAAGGCAATTTCTCATGGGTGGCCAAAGTGAGAAAACAGGTTCGTTAGCATTTGCTCTAATTTTTGCGCGGACTATGGAGCGCATGGGTGATCATATCTTAAATGTGGCAGAGGCTCAAGTCTATATAAAGACAGGGAAAAAGTTCTAG
- the rpoN gene encoding RNA polymerase factor sigma-54 has protein sequence MRIGYSLNLEQTQKLVMTPELRQAIAVLQLSALELSDYVEQQMLENPLLDVVEDSGDKGTDNSQEDTPPLEKEDNPADSDWDMNWEDYFQHQEERIFREYDPDAGQNKRFEPFLAAAPSLQEHLLEQIHIQRASAPQDLLEYIIGNLDENGYLPLSLEEIAKQFQRPLEQVKTGLTIIQGLDPLGVGARNLEECLRLQLPLLNHYPPEMPSFLNHLEDLAAGRLQKIANQLKVTPLQVQAMSDLLRTLDPKPGRRFSGPGEVRYIIPDVVIEEVEGEFIILINDVTVPRLGINQTYKKALSQNSESETRKFVEQKLNAAAWLIRSIEQRRLTLYKVADALVRRQEEFLRQGIRYLRPLNLKDIAEEIGVHESTVSRATANKYVQTPRGIFEFKFFFATGLGSEEGMTTEAIKQALKDIIATEDPKVPYSDQKLTEILKEKNMKISRRTVAKYRDELGIPSTTLRKRY, from the coding sequence GTGCGCATAGGGTATAGTCTAAACCTAGAGCAAACACAGAAGTTAGTCATGACTCCGGAGTTGCGCCAAGCGATTGCTGTACTGCAGCTATCAGCCCTTGAACTTTCTGATTATGTGGAACAGCAGATGTTGGAAAACCCTCTCTTAGATGTCGTTGAAGATTCCGGTGACAAAGGAACGGACAATTCTCAAGAAGATACCCCCCCTCTGGAAAAGGAGGACAATCCGGCAGATAGCGACTGGGATATGAACTGGGAAGACTATTTTCAGCATCAGGAGGAACGGATATTCAGAGAGTATGACCCTGATGCCGGGCAGAACAAAAGGTTCGAGCCCTTTTTAGCAGCGGCCCCCTCCCTTCAAGAGCATTTGCTTGAACAGATTCATATCCAAAGGGCATCGGCCCCTCAAGATTTACTTGAATATATTATTGGGAATTTAGACGAAAATGGTTATCTGCCTCTTTCCTTAGAAGAAATAGCTAAGCAGTTTCAGCGCCCCCTTGAGCAAGTGAAAACGGGACTAACAATCATCCAAGGTTTGGACCCCTTAGGTGTGGGGGCTAGGAATCTCGAAGAATGCCTGAGACTACAGCTTCCTTTGCTTAACCACTACCCGCCCGAGATGCCGAGTTTTCTCAATCACCTCGAGGATTTGGCTGCTGGGCGTTTACAAAAGATTGCCAACCAACTTAAGGTAACTCCTCTGCAGGTACAGGCAATGTCAGATCTCCTCCGCACTCTTGATCCTAAGCCCGGTCGGCGGTTTTCCGGGCCGGGAGAGGTTCGTTATATTATTCCGGATGTGGTGATTGAGGAAGTCGAAGGAGAGTTTATTATCCTGATCAATGACGTTACCGTACCACGCCTAGGCATCAATCAAACCTATAAAAAAGCCTTGAGTCAGAACAGCGAATCAGAGACCCGTAAATTTGTGGAGCAAAAACTCAATGCTGCTGCTTGGCTCATTCGCAGTATTGAGCAGAGGCGTCTGACCTTATATAAAGTCGCTGATGCTCTTGTTCGGCGCCAAGAGGAATTTTTACGACAAGGTATTCGCTACCTAAGGCCTCTCAATCTCAAAGATATTGCCGAAGAAATTGGGGTTCATGAATCTACTGTGAGTCGGGCAACAGCCAATAAGTATGTGCAGACCCCCCGCGGGATTTTTGAATTCAAGTTCTTTTTCGCAACCGGTTTAGGAAGCGAGGAGGGCATGACCACAGAAGCAATTAAGCAAGCTTTAAAGGATATCATTGCTACGGAAGATCCTAAGGTTCCTTACTCAGATCAGAAGCTCACCGAAATACTCAAGGAAAAAAACATGAAGATTTCACGCCGAACCGTAGCAAAATACCGTGACGAACTAGGTATCCCTTCAACAACTTTGCGCAAGCGGTATTAA
- the whiA gene encoding DNA-binding protein WhiA produces the protein MSFSAETKDELARIEEKKRCCNVAELAALVRMDGTLQISNQIYALNVTTESAPVARKVYRLAKNLLGLPVDIMVRRKLRLKKNNSYMVKIYPRVLSDFQELGLIDEEGEILPGIPNFLVKKKCDRIAYLRGAFLAGGSINNPEGTYHLEIITNDALHADALCLLLNRFQLGAKVSLRKNWHVVYIKESEHIVKFLALIGAHRALLEFENVRVLKDMRNQVNRLVNCETANLNKTVDAAVRQVENIQKVANTIGLQALPDPIREIAELRLEYPDASLKELGEMLNPKVGKSGVNHRLRKIDELADKLEERHKQVGRGG, from the coding sequence ATGTCTTTCAGCGCCGAAACTAAGGATGAATTAGCGCGCATCGAAGAAAAGAAAAGATGTTGCAATGTGGCCGAACTTGCAGCACTTGTGCGCATGGATGGGACCTTGCAGATCTCTAATCAAATCTACGCACTGAACGTGACTACAGAGAGTGCTCCCGTAGCTCGCAAGGTATACCGACTGGCCAAGAACCTATTGGGTTTACCGGTGGATATTATGGTGCGCAGGAAGCTGCGCTTAAAAAAGAATAATTCCTATATGGTTAAAATCTATCCAAGAGTATTAAGCGATTTTCAAGAGCTGGGGCTCATTGATGAAGAAGGGGAAATCCTCCCGGGTATACCCAACTTTCTTGTCAAGAAGAAATGCGATAGAATTGCTTATTTACGCGGAGCCTTTCTGGCCGGTGGATCCATAAATAATCCTGAGGGAACATATCATTTAGAGATTATCACCAATGACGCTCTTCATGCGGATGCCCTCTGCCTACTACTCAATCGGTTTCAGTTGGGTGCTAAAGTGAGTCTGCGTAAAAATTGGCATGTGGTATATATTAAGGAAAGTGAACATATTGTTAAATTCCTTGCTCTCATCGGTGCTCATCGCGCACTTTTAGAGTTTGAGAATGTTCGCGTGCTTAAAGATATGCGCAATCAAGTCAATCGTTTAGTCAACTGTGAGACAGCCAATCTCAATAAGACAGTAGATGCAGCTGTAAGGCAAGTGGAAAATATCCAGAAGGTAGCGAATACTATTGGTCTTCAAGCGCTCCCGGATCCAATACGGGAAATAGCTGAGCTGCGACTGGAATATCCCGATGCAAGCCTCAAGGAATTGGGGGAAATGTTGAACCCGAAGGTAGGCAAATCCGGAGTGAATCATCGCCTACGCAAAATAGACGAGCTCGCTGATAAGCTAGAGGAACGGCATAAGCAGGTGGGGAGAGGAGGATAA
- a CDS encoding gluconeogenesis factor YvcK family protein codes for MKSKLGISLPNSLKWLYPNLGVKRWFFLAVLGVFLFAAGFSVMNDGIALGYLELQFREAIYRLTGSAPRTAVPMGLVISALGATAMVIGFKRMLNSIISVLLPDEEARIVDVMYSRQHLGRGPKIVVIGGGTGLSNLLRGLKGYTRNLTAIVTVADDGGSSGMLRSEMGILPPGDIRNCLVALSDTENVMEKLFSYRFDTGTLKGHSLGNLFLAGMADTFGDFQKGVEQVSKVFALRGNVYPSTLEQVVLGADLANGTTVKGETQVRDTQGRIIRVYLEPEDCEPIPEALKALDEADLIVLGPGSLYTSVLPNLLVKGLKEKIRDVDAPCVYICNIMTEPGETDNFQVSDHLQSLMDHCGHGLVDVVLANKQGIPQELLQRYAEEGSYPVNGNAASVEWLGVKYVEADLLQEGETIRHDPDRLARMLIRLLFRLKPMGERIALVDSYLLSQKLREES; via the coding sequence ATGAAAAGTAAACTGGGCATATCACTCCCCAACTCCTTGAAATGGCTTTATCCTAATTTAGGGGTCAAGCGTTGGTTTTTTCTAGCAGTTCTCGGCGTATTTTTATTTGCAGCGGGGTTTTCCGTAATGAATGACGGCATAGCCCTAGGCTATCTAGAGTTGCAATTTCGCGAAGCAATCTATCGACTGACTGGAAGTGCTCCCCGTACTGCGGTGCCCATGGGTCTCGTAATCAGTGCTTTAGGGGCAACCGCTATGGTGATTGGTTTTAAGCGCATGCTTAATTCCATTATCTCTGTGTTATTACCCGATGAAGAAGCCCGAATTGTTGATGTCATGTATTCCCGGCAACATCTGGGTCGTGGTCCGAAAATTGTGGTGATTGGCGGCGGAACCGGCTTGTCCAACCTCCTAAGAGGTCTGAAAGGTTATACCCGCAATCTCACCGCCATCGTTACGGTAGCGGATGACGGTGGGAGTTCTGGGATGCTCCGTAGTGAAATGGGAATACTCCCCCCGGGGGATATTCGAAATTGCCTCGTCGCCCTCTCCGATACAGAAAATGTCATGGAGAAACTCTTCTCCTATCGCTTTGATACGGGTACCCTAAAAGGACATAGCTTAGGCAATCTATTTTTAGCGGGAATGGCTGATACCTTTGGAGATTTCCAAAAAGGGGTAGAGCAGGTGAGTAAGGTCTTCGCACTCAGGGGGAATGTCTATCCCTCCACCTTGGAACAGGTGGTCTTAGGGGCAGATCTGGCCAATGGAACCACAGTGAAAGGGGAAACCCAGGTCAGGGACACCCAAGGTCGCATTATCAGGGTTTACTTAGAACCCGAGGATTGTGAACCTATTCCAGAGGCGTTAAAGGCCTTGGATGAAGCGGATCTTATCGTCTTAGGTCCCGGCAGTCTTTATACCAGCGTTTTGCCGAATCTTTTAGTAAAAGGCTTAAAAGAGAAAATTCGCGATGTGGATGCTCCTTGTGTCTATATCTGCAATATTATGACAGAACCGGGAGAGACGGACAACTTTCAAGTCTCGGATCATTTGCAGTCTCTGATGGATCACTGTGGCCATGGTTTAGTGGATGTTGTCTTAGCTAATAAACAAGGGATACCCCAGGAGCTTTTGCAGCGCTATGCAGAGGAAGGCTCCTATCCGGTGAATGGCAATGCCGCCAGCGTGGAATGGCTGGGGGTTAAATATGTGGAAGCCGATCTTCTGCAAGAGGGTGAAACCATCCGTCACGACCCAGACCGGTTGGCGCGAATGCTCATTCGACTTCTCTTTCGCTTAAAGCCCATGGGTGAGCGGATTGCTCTGGTGGATTCCTATTTATTAAGTCAGAAATTGAGGGAAGAATCCTAG
- the rapZ gene encoding RNase adapter RapZ yields the protein MSSKQVRLLVITGLSGAGKTQAMQSLEDQGFFCVDNLPPSLILKFAELCVQSQGKVSRAAIVCDLRGGEFFTSLAEALEDLQRSGFQYEMLFLEASDEILVGRYKESRRRHPLSPSGGILEGIQMERQKLTELRGIAHKIIDTSNLSSQQLRHQVAELFGNEHASGPLTVSVVSFGYKYGIPLDVDLLIDVRFLPNPFYISELRPLTGEHPQVQNYIFSNSLAQEFIEKYLDLLEYILPHYVEEGKRHLVIGVGCTGGQHRSVAIAERIGIFLKEHHYTMSVNHRDAARNRKGDRTK from the coding sequence ATGTCGTCAAAGCAAGTACGATTATTGGTTATCACAGGACTCTCGGGAGCGGGTAAGACCCAGGCAATGCAGAGTCTCGAAGATCAGGGTTTCTTCTGTGTGGATAATCTGCCCCCATCCTTGATTCTAAAATTTGCTGAACTCTGTGTTCAATCACAGGGCAAGGTGAGCCGCGCGGCCATCGTTTGCGATCTGCGCGGGGGGGAGTTCTTTACTTCCTTGGCTGAGGCTCTAGAAGATTTACAAAGGTCTGGATTCCAGTATGAGATGCTTTTTTTAGAAGCCTCAGATGAAATTCTCGTTGGACGGTATAAGGAATCCCGACGGAGACACCCCCTTTCCCCTAGCGGCGGAATTCTCGAAGGAATTCAAATGGAACGTCAAAAACTCACCGAACTTCGTGGTATCGCTCATAAGATTATTGATACTTCAAATCTCTCATCTCAGCAACTTCGCCACCAAGTGGCAGAACTGTTTGGCAATGAACACGCCTCTGGACCTTTAACAGTTTCTGTGGTCTCCTTCGGCTATAAATATGGTATACCCCTTGACGTGGACTTGCTCATTGATGTGCGCTTTTTACCCAATCCTTTTTATATTAGTGAACTTCGGCCACTCACTGGGGAACATCCACAAGTTCAGAATTATATCTTTAGTAATTCCTTGGCTCAAGAGTTCATAGAGAAGTATCTGGACTTGTTAGAGTATATTCTTCCTCATTATGTGGAGGAAGGGAAGCGGCATTTAGTGATTGGTGTGGGATGTACAGGGGGACAGCATCGTTCCGTGGCTATTGCTGAACGCATAGGTATTTTTCTTAAAGAGCATCATTACACCATGAGCGTTAATCACCGGGATGCTGCCCGTAATCGGAAGGGTGATAGGACTAAATGA
- a CDS encoding extracellular solute-binding protein, with product MVKGLAKRVLHSILIIGLLALLLTGCGEDPQQGLPGGAAPAVIELWHSLTGAEAQELGKQSQRVMDAHPEVIIRLEYIEEEKMANLAYLAQAGGEGPEIFLTSAKALTNLFHQGALAPVIGNSDPFLGLVTQFNYGEKTYALPLSVDVPLFYYRTDVAPLPANLAEFSAAKGVIALSALDTKTLSPWWLAQGGKFASNGQPALQDPANLIFLQQLLAWREGNLLLVDPNAWNLFVNAQVAYTVASASQAQGLAATIPWGSVPLTQLTGGKGEILTGRTIGIANSSIKSTEELNPLIRLVEDELLSPDAQWAIAKAGKRFPASSSFYSREEAQTGLLRQVGLSLARVWSLPGNAMEGKLLPLQDQAWQKAWSGVKPEDALSWAQTEAVKVLQAK from the coding sequence ATGGTTAAGGGTTTGGCCAAACGAGTTCTTCATAGCATCCTCATCATCGGACTTCTAGCGCTCCTGCTCACAGGCTGTGGTGAGGATCCACAGCAAGGCTTGCCGGGAGGAGCTGCACCAGCAGTGATTGAGTTGTGGCATTCTTTAACGGGAGCGGAAGCTCAAGAATTGGGAAAACAAAGCCAAAGAGTTATGGACGCACACCCGGAAGTGATTATCCGACTAGAATATATTGAAGAAGAGAAGATGGCTAATCTTGCTTATCTTGCGCAAGCGGGTGGGGAAGGACCGGAAATCTTTCTCACCTCTGCCAAAGCCTTAACCAATCTTTTTCATCAAGGGGCTTTAGCTCCGGTTATCGGTAATTCGGACCCGTTCCTTGGCTTAGTGACACAATTTAATTATGGGGAAAAGACATATGCCCTACCACTTTCCGTCGATGTTCCTTTATTCTATTATCGTACTGATGTCGCCCCGTTGCCTGCTAATTTGGCGGAGTTTTCAGCGGCCAAGGGAGTGATTGCGTTATCAGCGCTGGATACCAAGACTTTAAGTCCTTGGTGGTTAGCCCAAGGGGGGAAGTTTGCTAGTAATGGACAGCCTGCACTTCAGGACCCGGCAAATCTTATCTTTCTTCAACAGCTTTTAGCCTGGCGGGAGGGGAATCTTTTATTAGTTGACCCCAATGCTTGGAATTTATTCGTGAATGCTCAGGTTGCTTATACCGTAGCCTCGGCCAGTCAAGCTCAGGGATTGGCAGCGACTATTCCTTGGGGAAGCGTGCCCCTTACTCAGTTGACAGGCGGAAAAGGGGAAATTTTGACGGGAAGAACCATCGGCATCGCTAACTCCTCTATCAAATCCACAGAGGAGCTGAACCCACTCATCCGCTTGGTAGAAGATGAGCTGCTTTCCCCGGATGCCCAGTGGGCTATCGCTAAGGCCGGAAAACGTTTTCCTGCCAGTAGCTCTTTTTATAGTCGTGAAGAAGCCCAAACAGGACTTCTTCGTCAAGTGGGGTTAAGTCTAGCTAGAGTCTGGTCCTTGCCGGGTAATGCTATGGAAGGGAAGCTTTTGCCCCTCCAGGACCAAGCTTGGCAAAAGGCTTGGAGTGGGGTAAAGCCAGAGGATGCTCTTAGTTGGGCACAGACGGAAGCTGTGAAAGTGCTTCAAGCGAAATAA